The Mauremys reevesii isolate NIE-2019 linkage group 1, ASM1616193v1, whole genome shotgun sequence genome has a segment encoding these proteins:
- the LOC120373332 gene encoding ubiquilin-1-like: MLSNPRFVGILHPHQEVARELQALLQLLHSPDMPLVMANPRATKALFQIQQGFQTLGLEVLRFARGSAPGSGAAGRPADGGSVTGTGSEPCENASPAPGSAESGCQPCNVEQITQGLAQARPPRPQTPETQFQQQLEQLYVMGFLKHEANAQALRAAGGHVNTAIDKVLG; the protein is encoded by the coding sequence ATGCTGAGTAACCCCCGGTTCGTTGGCATCCTGCATCCCCACCAAGAAGTAGCGCGGGAGCTCCAAgccctcctccagctgctgcacAGCCCAGACATGCCGTTAGTGATGGCAAACCCGAGAGCCACCAAGGCTCTGTTCCAGATTCAGCAGGGTTTCCAGACCCTGGGGCTGGAAGTGCTGAGGTTCGCCCGAGGCAGCGctcctggctcaggggcagcggGACGCCCGGCAGATGGCGGATCAGTAACCGGGACTGGTTCTGAGCCATGTGAGAATGCAAGCCCAGCCCCAGGATCAGCCGAGTCGGGGTGCCAGCCCTGTAACGTTGAGCAAATCACCCAGGGTCTTGCTCAAGCAAGGCCCCCGCGTCCCCAGACTCCAGAAACCCaattccagcagcagctggagcagctctaCGTAATGGGTTTCCTGAAGCATGAAGCCAACGCACAAGCTCTGAGAGCAGCTGGAGGACATGTCAACACTGCGATTGACAAAGTTCTGGggtag
- the LOC120387157 gene encoding olfactory receptor 51I1-like: MVDFNSTSFHPATFQLTGFPGQEAARHWISIPFWVVYITAMVGNCTVLCIIWADRRLHQPMYLFLCMLSVNDLGMSLSTLPTVLSIFCFDVTDVAFDACLAQMFFIHSFSFMESGILLAMSFDRFVAICDPLRYAAILTNPRIVRIGLALVIKSTSMTFPFPFLIKRLPICKGNVLSHAYCLHPDMMRLACADTTVNNIYGLFAILFTYGLDSVFIILSYVKILRTVFNIASHEQRLTALNTCASHICAVLLFYIPIIAISVIHRFGGNAPRLVHILTSYAYLFVPPVLNPFVYSMKTKEIRKGISRIFARDLL, from the coding sequence ATGGTGGATTTCAATAGCACCAGCTTCCATCCTGCCACATTCCAACTGACCGGGTTCCCAGGCCAGGAAGCTGCTCGCCACTGGATCTCGATCCCTTTCTGGGTGGTCTACATCACCGCCATGGTAGGGAATTGCACTGTTCTCTGCATTATCTGGGCAGACCGGCGTCTCCACCAGCCCATGTATTTGTTCCTTTGCATGTTGTCAGTCAATGACCTCGGTATGTCTCTGTCAACCCTGCCCACGGTGCTCAGCATCTTCTGCTTCGATGTCACAGACGTCGCGTTCGACGCCTGCCTGGCCCAGATGTTTTTCATTCACTCCTTTTCCTTCATGGAGTCGGGGATTTTACTGGCCATGTCATTCGATCGCTTTGTCGCCATCTGTGACCCGCTGCGCTATGCGGCCATCTTGACCAACCCCAGGATTGTGAGGATCGGGCTGGCCCTTGTGATTAAAAGTACCAGCATGACCTTCCCTTTCCCCTTTCTGATTAAACGGCTGCCGATCTGCAAAGGCAATGTCCTCTCCCACGCGTACTGCTTGCACCCAGACATGATGAGACTGGCGTGTGCGGACACAACCGTCAATAACATCTATGGATTGTTTGCCATTCTCTTCACTTATGGCTTAGACTCAGTGTTCATCATCCTATCTTATGTCAAGATTCTAAGGACAGTTTTTAATATTGCATCCCATGAACAGCGCCTCACGGCCCTAAACACCTGTGCCTCGCACATCTGTGCTGTCCTACTCTTTTATATCCCAATAATTGCAATCTCTGTTATCCACAGGTTTGGGGGAAATGCCCCTCGTCTTGTGCATATTCTTACGTCCTATGCCTACCTCTTTGTCCCCCCTGTGTTAAACCCATTTGTTTACAGCATGAAGACAAAGGAGATTCGCAAGGGGATCTCCCGAATATTCGCCAGAGACCTACTCTGA